The bacterium genome has a window encoding:
- a CDS encoding glycosyltransferase family 4 protein, whose translation MRVCVLSVSRDCMDDRLFHKETRSIARRHKVTLVAPAIRGDTPSVPDMEYRPIPTQRGIVGRFLSVPAALRATLGARPDVVHFHDYELVFAIPLLKALTHAKVIYDVWEANYEMMVESRKLPRWIARLVAVAFRTIERRLCRYCDLVVTADCEIAKVYRDVAHVVVVKNYPIIATCTPNPERVLSLKKMYDGRRCIVYVGSMAEERGLYLMLEIVALLREDVPNVALLLVGQLDDSQRARVARTIREKALELNVDAVGWVPFGDVVNYIAISEIGLIPFLRTAKFMKNIPQKQFEYMFCGIPVVGTDLPPISQYVREAGCGLLVSEPRPEDFAKTLVNLLENDAERRIMGLRGKQAVAEKWNWDKAEQRLLAAYDEMGAQSRRRPDAPRQRADARSVSR comes from the coding sequence ATGAGAGTTTGTGTCCTCTCGGTCAGCCGTGATTGCATGGATGACCGCCTGTTCCATAAGGAGACCCGGAGCATTGCGCGACGGCACAAGGTAACACTGGTGGCACCGGCCATTCGGGGTGACACGCCCTCCGTCCCGGACATGGAGTACCGCCCCATTCCAACTCAACGTGGGATTGTCGGTCGTTTCTTGTCGGTACCGGCTGCCCTCCGCGCCACGCTCGGGGCGCGGCCTGACGTTGTACATTTCCATGACTATGAGTTGGTATTTGCCATACCCTTACTGAAAGCTCTGACGCACGCGAAAGTGATCTACGACGTCTGGGAGGCGAACTACGAAATGATGGTGGAGTCAAGGAAGCTGCCGCGCTGGATCGCGAGGCTCGTCGCGGTTGCATTCCGGACGATCGAGCGACGTCTGTGCCGGTATTGTGATTTGGTAGTGACGGCCGATTGCGAAATAGCCAAGGTGTACCGTGACGTCGCCCATGTCGTCGTCGTGAAGAACTACCCGATCATTGCGACATGCACTCCCAACCCAGAGAGGGTGCTATCACTGAAGAAGATGTACGATGGCCGGCGCTGCATCGTTTACGTCGGGTCGATGGCCGAGGAGAGGGGGCTATACCTGATGCTCGAGATAGTCGCACTGCTCAGAGAGGACGTGCCGAACGTAGCCCTGTTGCTCGTTGGGCAACTGGACGACTCGCAGCGGGCCCGAGTCGCGCGCACCATCCGCGAGAAGGCGCTTGAACTCAACGTAGATGCAGTCGGCTGGGTTCCCTTCGGAGACGTGGTGAACTACATCGCCATTTCGGAGATCGGCCTCATCCCTTTCCTGAGGACTGCCAAGTTCATGAAGAATATCCCCCAGAAGCAGTTTGAGTACATGTTCTGCGGGATTCCAGTGGTCGGGACGGACCTGCCTCCGATATCCCAGTATGTCAGAGAAGCGGGCTGCGGACTGCTGGTCTCCGAACCGAGACCAGAGGATTTCGCGAAGACACTGGTCAATCTTCTTGAAAACGACGCTGAACGGAGGATCATGGGTCTGCGCGGAAAGCAAGCGGTGGCAGAGAAGTGGAACTGGGATAAAGCGGAACAGCGGCTTCTTGCTGCGTATGATGAAATGGGCGCCCAGAGCCGACGACGGCCGGACGCGCCCCGTCAGCGCGCAGACGCGCGGTCTGTCTCCCGCTGA
- a CDS encoding GNAT family N-acetyltransferase → MFNTVDWTDLFGDSLTRYGIYDAGRTLRGGFCLFRERRLGLAVLRNPPCTPSIGPFFECRAQHPVARLEEWRDVLTVLADFLEHLHPTVVSLSLAQAITDCLPFFWRSYKVIPHYTYLLPLDQHEEAILAAMSVGRRNDIQKAVRDGLNAERTDDYSTIAALVETTFARQGKDANGEYMKRILFSFACPDNSYAFVAQSDGVPIAGAFVVHDARTAYYLLGGYHSESKHHGAGALAVYEAIRHAKELGLEAFDFEGSVIPAIERYFRGFGGKLTPYYRVNRAWLPLEMALKFFKRNLF, encoded by the coding sequence GTGTTCAACACCGTGGATTGGACAGACCTGTTCGGCGATTCGCTCACCCGCTACGGAATCTATGATGCCGGACGTACTCTAAGGGGCGGCTTCTGCCTTTTCCGGGAGCGAAGGCTGGGGCTGGCGGTGCTGAGGAACCCACCGTGCACGCCTTCTATTGGTCCGTTCTTCGAGTGCCGTGCCCAGCATCCCGTGGCACGGTTGGAGGAGTGGCGCGATGTGCTCACGGTTCTTGCCGATTTCCTCGAGCATTTGCATCCGACCGTGGTCTCGCTGTCTCTGGCGCAGGCTATTACCGACTGCCTGCCGTTCTTCTGGCGCAGCTACAAAGTGATACCTCATTACACGTATCTGCTCCCACTCGACCAACACGAAGAGGCTATCCTCGCGGCGATGTCCGTCGGGCGCCGGAACGACATCCAAAAGGCTGTACGAGACGGGCTGAACGCCGAGCGGACGGATGACTACTCTACTATCGCTGCCCTGGTGGAGACTACCTTTGCCCGGCAGGGGAAGGATGCGAATGGCGAGTACATGAAACGAATTCTTTTTTCTTTCGCGTGCCCTGACAACAGCTACGCTTTTGTTGCTCAATCGGATGGTGTGCCGATTGCCGGAGCGTTCGTCGTTCACGATGCCAGGACCGCTTACTATCTGCTGGGGGGGTATCATTCCGAGAGCAAACACCACGGAGCCGGTGCCTTAGCGGTGTACGAGGCGATTCGTCACGCCAAGGAGCTGGGTCTCGAGGCCTTCGACTTCGAGGGTTCCGTCATCCCTGCCATCGAGAGGTACTTCCGCGGGTTCGGAGGGAAGCTGACGCCTTACTACAGGGTCAACAGAGCTTGGCTGCCGCTGGAGATGGCTCTGAAATTCTTCAAGAGGAACCTGTTCTAG
- a CDS encoding glycosyltransferase family 2 protein, whose translation MLALDPKGDACRLSLLVAMRNESGTIKACLKSLVVQDSAKSEFEVLVFDGESTDDSWCIAEGVLAGHGNCRVLRNPERTQSAAWNRGIRESHGEMIGIISGHTTLAHDYVRRVVETFERTGADMVGGPAIASASGLAAESIAAAMTSRFGVGDATFRYATKEQYVDTVFQGVCRRKVFERIGGFDEELVRDQDDEFSYRLLEHGGKILCNPEIRCTYFSRSSLGGLWKQYNQYGFYKVRVLQKHPKQMRPRQFVPPLFVLSLITVLGLWFLVSWGWAAFALVSGSYVLANLVASVLTASKKGWKHLPLLPVVYAILHLSYGLGFLLGLYRFWNRWGDKVGKVPSFAKRHLDNSEVRNQRSECRDFDGRRPETRNL comes from the coding sequence TTGCTAGCCCTCGATCCGAAGGGCGACGCGTGCCGACTAAGTCTGCTCGTCGCGATGAGGAACGAATCCGGCACCATCAAGGCGTGCTTGAAGTCACTGGTTGTCCAGGACTCGGCCAAGTCCGAGTTCGAGGTGCTGGTCTTTGATGGCGAGTCCACGGACGATTCGTGGTGCATCGCCGAAGGAGTGCTCGCAGGACATGGCAATTGCCGAGTGCTGCGCAACCCGGAAAGGACTCAGTCCGCCGCATGGAATCGCGGGATCCGAGAGTCGCACGGGGAGATGATAGGGATTATCAGCGGGCACACTACGCTGGCGCATGACTATGTGAGAAGAGTGGTTGAGACGTTTGAGCGCACGGGCGCTGACATGGTCGGCGGCCCGGCCATTGCGAGCGCATCTGGGCTCGCGGCCGAGAGCATCGCCGCCGCGATGACGAGTCGCTTCGGTGTCGGAGACGCCACGTTCCGCTACGCCACCAAGGAGCAGTATGTGGATACCGTGTTTCAGGGCGTGTGCAGGCGCAAGGTCTTTGAGAGGATCGGCGGATTCGACGAGGAGCTGGTGCGTGACCAGGACGACGAGTTCAGCTACCGGCTGCTGGAGCACGGCGGGAAGATACTCTGCAATCCGGAGATCCGCTGCACGTACTTCTCGAGGAGTTCGCTGGGAGGGCTCTGGAAGCAGTACAATCAGTATGGATTCTACAAAGTGCGGGTGCTGCAGAAGCACCCGAAGCAGATGCGGCCGCGGCAGTTCGTGCCGCCACTGTTCGTTCTCAGCCTAATCACAGTTCTTGGTTTGTGGTTTTTGGTTTCTTGGGGATGGGCTGCGTTCGCCCTAGTCAGCGGCAGTTATGTGCTGGCGAATCTCGTCGCGTCGGTCCTGACCGCATCGAAGAAGGGCTGGAAGCACCTGCCGCTGCTGCCGGTCGTCTATGCCATTCTGCATCTGAGCTATGGTCTTGGTTTCCTGCTCGGGCTCTACCGGTTCTGGAACCGCTGGGGAGACAAGGTCGGGAAGGTACCATCGTTCGCAAAGCGTCACTTGGACAATTCAGAAGTCAGAAACCAGAGATCAGAATGCAGAGATTTCGACGGCCGGAGACCAGAGACAAGAAACCTGTAA